Proteins co-encoded in one Actinomycetota bacterium genomic window:
- the metH gene encoding methionine synthase, whose amino-acid sequence MSSYLEGSSYLEAVRQRVVIYDGAAGTNLQLRNLTADDFGGPALEGCNEVLVDTRPDVIADLHRSFFEVGCEVVETNTFGAASITLAEYGLGHRAHELNFKGARIAREVADGYGGWVAGSIGPGTKFPSLGQVRFAEIREVFEEQARGLLDGGVDLILIETVFDLLQCKAAIVGARRAMAATGRQVPLQVQVTMELTGRMLPGTEIGAALATLDALRPDVIGLNCATGPTEMHEHLRHLSQHCRVPISCLPNAGLPSVVDGQMHYDLTPEQLADHHAQFVTGLGVSVIGGCCGTTPEHLRAVVERCRDLVPARRQPVHEPGAASIYTHVPFHQDVSFLVIGERTNANGSKKFREAMLADDWDTCVTMGRDQVREGAHLVDVCVDYTGEDGVSDMDEIARRFATAVNVPLVIDSTEAPVVEAALQWIGGRPVLNSVNLEDGDAPGTRLDQFLTLAREYGAAVICTCIDEEGQARTADWKVRAARAIRDLAVERYGLEPSDLFFDPLALPISTGMEEGRRDGIETIEGIRRIKAELPGVHTVLGLSNVSFGLNPAARHVLNSVFLHECVEAGLDAAIVHAGRIMPLSKIPERQREVCLDLVYDRRRPGYDPLQELIGLFEGVSASAVEKEDRSGWPVEERLRLRIIDGDRDGLEADLDEALSTTPALDIVNDTLLEGMKVVGELFASGEMQLPFVLQSAEAMKTAVAYLEPHMEKSDQGGKGRIVLATVKGDVHDIGKNLVDIILTNNGYEVHNLGIKVSLAEMLAKHEEVGADVIGMSGLLVKSTLIMRENLEELNRRALAADVPVLLGGAALTRRYVEHDLRQVYEGRVFYGKDAFEGLRTVDRLMELKRSGTDDPSFGRELMAARPSGSKPQAPAGPVPVPEPDTSNPVFVPPFVGHRVVKGVAIDEIAGWLNETALFRNQWQFRPEKGENDADFKDRIRPVLREELAKATAAGVLVPQVVYGYFHANGDGNDLVIWKDESRSGEWLRFSFPREGREPYRCIADFFRPVASGEADYAAFHVVTMGSAVSEAAAELFAENRYQEYLLLHGLGVEMAEALAEYWHLRVRQEWGFAHEDGSKTDVLVRQGYRGGRYSFGYPACPSLEDNLKLADLLGADRIGVAVSEDFQYVPEQTTSALICHHPKAKYFVAR is encoded by the coding sequence ATGTCGTCCTACCTCGAAGGATCGTCCTACCTCGAAGCCGTACGCCAGAGGGTCGTCATCTACGACGGCGCGGCCGGCACCAACCTCCAGCTGCGCAACCTCACGGCCGACGACTTCGGGGGCCCGGCCCTCGAGGGGTGCAACGAGGTGCTCGTCGACACCCGGCCCGACGTGATCGCCGACCTCCACCGGTCGTTCTTCGAGGTCGGGTGCGAGGTGGTGGAGACAAACACCTTCGGGGCGGCATCGATAACCCTGGCCGAGTACGGGCTGGGCCACCGGGCCCACGAGCTCAACTTCAAGGGGGCCCGGATCGCCCGGGAGGTGGCCGACGGGTACGGCGGTTGGGTGGCCGGTTCGATCGGGCCCGGCACCAAGTTCCCGTCCCTGGGCCAGGTGCGCTTCGCCGAGATCCGAGAGGTGTTCGAGGAGCAGGCCCGGGGCCTGCTCGACGGTGGCGTCGACCTCATCCTCATCGAGACGGTCTTCGACCTGCTCCAGTGCAAAGCGGCCATCGTGGGCGCCCGGCGGGCCATGGCCGCCACCGGCCGCCAGGTCCCCCTCCAGGTGCAGGTCACGATGGAGCTGACCGGGCGCATGCTGCCCGGGACCGAGATCGGCGCCGCCCTGGCCACCCTCGACGCCCTGCGCCCCGACGTGATCGGGCTCAACTGCGCCACCGGTCCCACGGAGATGCACGAGCACCTGCGCCATCTGTCCCAGCACTGCCGGGTGCCCATATCGTGCCTCCCCAACGCCGGGCTGCCGTCGGTGGTCGACGGCCAGATGCACTACGACCTGACCCCCGAGCAGTTGGCCGACCACCACGCCCAGTTCGTCACCGGCCTGGGGGTAAGCGTGATCGGCGGCTGCTGCGGCACCACGCCCGAGCACCTGCGGGCGGTCGTCGAGCGCTGCCGCGACCTCGTGCCTGCCCGGCGCCAGCCCGTCCACGAGCCGGGGGCGGCGTCGATATACACCCACGTCCCGTTCCACCAGGACGTCTCGTTCCTGGTGATCGGCGAGCGTACGAACGCCAACGGGTCGAAGAAGTTCCGCGAGGCCATGCTGGCCGACGACTGGGACACGTGCGTGACCATGGGCCGCGACCAGGTCCGCGAGGGCGCCCACCTGGTCGACGTGTGCGTCGACTACACGGGTGAGGACGGCGTGTCCGACATGGACGAGATCGCCCGCCGGTTCGCCACCGCCGTCAACGTCCCCCTGGTGATCGACTCCACCGAAGCGCCCGTCGTCGAGGCCGCCCTGCAGTGGATCGGTGGCCGGCCCGTGCTCAACTCGGTCAACCTGGAAGACGGCGACGCCCCCGGTACGCGCCTCGACCAGTTCCTGACCCTGGCCCGCGAGTACGGCGCGGCCGTGATCTGCACGTGCATCGACGAGGAGGGCCAGGCCCGCACGGCCGACTGGAAGGTGCGGGCGGCCAGGGCAATCCGCGACCTGGCCGTCGAGCGCTACGGGCTCGAACCGTCCGACCTGTTCTTCGACCCTCTGGCCCTGCCCATCTCCACCGGCATGGAGGAGGGCCGGCGCGACGGCATCGAGACCATCGAGGGCATCCGCCGCATCAAGGCCGAACTTCCCGGCGTGCACACCGTGCTCGGGCTGTCCAACGTCTCGTTCGGCCTCAACCCGGCCGCCCGTCACGTGCTCAACTCGGTGTTCCTGCACGAGTGCGTGGAGGCCGGCCTCGATGCCGCCATCGTGCACGCCGGGCGCATCATGCCCCTGTCGAAGATCCCCGAGCGCCAGCGCGAGGTGTGCCTCGACCTGGTCTACGACCGCCGCCGTCCCGGCTACGACCCTCTCCAGGAGCTGATCGGCCTGTTCGAAGGGGTCAGCGCGTCGGCCGTCGAGAAGGAGGACCGCAGCGGCTGGCCGGTCGAGGAGCGGCTGCGGCTGCGCATCATCGACGGCGACCGCGACGGGCTGGAGGCCGACCTCGACGAGGCCCTGTCCACGACGCCCGCCCTCGACATCGTCAACGACACCCTGCTGGAGGGGATGAAGGTCGTGGGCGAGCTGTTCGCGTCCGGCGAGATGCAACTGCCGTTCGTGCTCCAGTCGGCCGAGGCCATGAAGACGGCCGTCGCTTACCTCGAGCCCCACATGGAGAAGTCCGACCAGGGGGGCAAGGGGCGCATCGTGCTGGCCACGGTCAAGGGCGACGTGCACGACATCGGCAAGAACCTGGTCGACATCATCCTCACCAACAACGGCTACGAGGTCCACAACCTCGGCATCAAGGTGTCGCTGGCCGAGATGCTGGCCAAGCACGAGGAGGTGGGCGCCGACGTGATCGGCATGAGCGGCCTGCTCGTCAAGAGCACGCTGATCATGCGCGAGAACCTCGAGGAGCTCAACCGCCGGGCCCTGGCGGCCGATGTGCCCGTGCTGCTGGGCGGGGCCGCCCTCACCCGGCGCTACGTCGAGCACGACCTGCGCCAGGTCTACGAAGGCCGGGTCTTCTACGGCAAGGACGCCTTCGAGGGCCTGCGCACGGTCGACCGCCTCATGGAGCTCAAGCGCAGCGGCACCGACGACCCGTCGTTCGGACGCGAGCTCATGGCCGCTCGGCCGTCGGGCTCGAAGCCCCAGGCCCCGGCCGGGCCCGTCCCCGTACCCGAACCCGACACCTCCAACCCGGTGTTCGTCCCGCCCTTCGTCGGCCACCGGGTCGTCAAGGGCGTCGCCATCGACGAGATCGCCGGGTGGCTGAACGAGACCGCCCTGTTCCGCAACCAGTGGCAGTTCCGGCCCGAGAAGGGTGAGAACGACGCCGACTTCAAGGACCGCATCCGGCCCGTTCTGCGCGAGGAGCTGGCCAAGGCCACGGCCGCCGGCGTGCTCGTCCCCCAGGTCGTATACGGGTACTTCCACGCCAACGGCGACGGCAACGACCTGGTCATCTGGAAGGACGAGTCCCGTTCCGGCGAGTGGCTGCGGTTCTCGTTCCCACGGGAGGGGCGTGAGCCCTACCGGTGCATCGCCGACTTCTTCCGCCCGGTGGCCTCGGGGGAGGCCGACTACGCGGCCTTCCACGTGGTGACCATGGGCTCGGCGGTGTCGGAGGCGGCGGCCGAGCTGTTCGCCGAGAACCGCTACCAGGAGTACCTCCTGCTGCACGGGCTGGGGGTCGAGATGGCCGAGGCCCTGGCCGAGTACTGGCACCTGCGGGTGCGCCAGGAGTGGGGCTTCGCCCACGAGGACGGGTCAAAGACCGACGTCCTGGTCCGCCAGGGTTACCGGGGGGGCCGCTACTCGTTCGGCTACCCCGCCTGTCCCTCCCTGGAAGACAACCTCAAGCTGGCCGACCTGCTGGGCGCCGACCGCATCGGCGTGGCGGTGAGCGAGGACTTCCAGTACGTGCCCGAGCAGACCACGTCGGCCCTCATCTGCCACCACCCCAAAGCCAAGTACTTCGTTGCCCGCTAG